From Posidoniimonas polymericola, a single genomic window includes:
- the hpt gene encoding hypoxanthine phosphoribosyltransferase: MKTLLTREELNQGVARMAGQIHDRYADRQLTIISVLTGSMVLVADLIREIDLPMRLGVIEASSYRGATTTRGELTINAKPMLDITGRDVLLVDDIFDTGHTLVKVIEKMQEFNPASVRSAVLLRKHGRQEVQAVPDFVAFDIPDEFVVGYGLDYEDLYRNLPYLAALEEHDLDHHKKLVEVHKS, encoded by the coding sequence ATGAAGACCCTCCTCACCCGTGAAGAACTGAACCAGGGCGTCGCGCGGATGGCCGGTCAGATTCACGACCGCTACGCCGACCGGCAGTTGACCATCATTAGCGTGCTGACCGGCAGCATGGTGCTGGTCGCCGACCTGATCCGAGAGATCGACCTGCCGATGCGGCTCGGTGTGATTGAGGCCAGCAGCTACCGCGGGGCCACCACCACCCGCGGCGAGCTGACCATCAACGCCAAGCCGATGCTCGACATCACCGGCCGCGACGTGCTGCTGGTCGACGACATCTTCGACACCGGCCACACGCTGGTCAAAGTGATCGAGAAGATGCAGGAGTTCAACCCGGCCAGCGTCCGCTCGGCGGTGCTGCTCCGCAAGCACGGCCGCCAGGAGGTGCAGGCCGTGCCCGACTTCGTCGCGTTCGACATCCCCGACGAGTTTGTCGTCGGCTACGGCCTCGACTACGAAGACCTGTACCGCAACCTGCCGTACCTTGCCGCCCTCGAAGAGCACGACCTCGACCACCACAAGAAGCTGGTCGAGGTCCACAAGAGCTAG
- a CDS encoding Gfo/Idh/MocA family protein has protein sequence MSGPSHNQPSPDRRAFLKGTAAAASMAPLLARADAIIPKTHTGVDETLRIGLIGCGGRGSGAAIDALHADPNTKLVAMGDAFPDRVENALSAISFDEEVGDRVDVGPDQIFTGFDAYKGVIDSGVDVVLLTTPPHFRPQHFEYAVAQGKHCFVEKPVATDVPGLKQVIEASKQAKEKNLAVVSGLCWRYDPGVRATMEQIQNGAIGDIVAVESSYNGGTLWHRGDKPEWSRMEYQMRNWLYYTWLSGDIIGEQAIHSLDKTAWLLGDASPVKAMGMGGRQQRVQSKYGNVYDHFSVFYEYPTGQSVYFTCRQQDGCTMHVDELVHGTKGKARVLAHEITGENQWKYDGPKPSMYRVEHEELFRSLREGKPIDNSDYMINSTMIGIMGRMAAYTGKTLSWEQAVSSTQRLGPAEYAWSDVPEPAPAVPGVTEFV, from the coding sequence ATGTCTGGACCTTCCCACAACCAGCCTTCTCCTGACCGCCGCGCCTTCCTCAAGGGGACCGCGGCCGCCGCGTCGATGGCGCCGCTGCTCGCGCGCGCCGACGCCATCATCCCCAAGACGCACACCGGCGTGGACGAGACCCTCCGCATCGGCCTGATCGGCTGCGGCGGGCGGGGCTCGGGCGCCGCGATCGACGCCCTGCACGCCGACCCCAACACCAAGCTCGTCGCGATGGGCGACGCGTTCCCGGACCGCGTCGAGAACGCGTTGTCCGCGATCTCGTTCGACGAGGAGGTTGGCGACCGGGTCGACGTTGGCCCCGACCAGATCTTCACCGGGTTTGACGCGTACAAGGGGGTTATCGACAGCGGCGTCGACGTGGTGCTGCTGACCACGCCGCCGCACTTCCGTCCCCAACACTTCGAGTACGCGGTGGCGCAGGGCAAGCACTGCTTTGTCGAGAAGCCAGTGGCGACCGACGTGCCCGGCCTCAAGCAGGTGATCGAGGCCTCGAAGCAGGCCAAGGAGAAGAACCTGGCTGTGGTGTCGGGCCTGTGCTGGCGGTACGACCCCGGCGTACGGGCGACGATGGAGCAGATCCAGAACGGCGCCATCGGCGACATCGTCGCCGTCGAGTCGTCCTACAACGGCGGCACCCTGTGGCACCGTGGCGACAAGCCGGAGTGGAGCCGCATGGAGTACCAGATGCGCAACTGGCTGTACTACACTTGGCTCAGCGGCGACATCATCGGCGAGCAGGCGATCCACAGCCTCGACAAGACCGCCTGGCTGCTCGGCGACGCCAGCCCGGTCAAGGCGATGGGCATGGGCGGCCGCCAGCAACGCGTGCAGTCGAAGTACGGCAACGTGTACGACCACTTCAGCGTGTTCTACGAGTACCCCACCGGACAGAGCGTCTACTTCACTTGCCGCCAGCAGGACGGCTGCACGATGCACGTCGACGAGCTGGTGCACGGCACCAAGGGCAAGGCCCGGGTGCTCGCGCACGAGATCACCGGCGAGAACCAGTGGAAGTACGACGGCCCCAAGCCGAGCATGTACCGGGTAGAGCACGAGGAGCTGTTCCGCTCGCTGCGTGAGGGCAAGCCGATCGACAACAGCGATTACATGATCAACAGCACAATGATCGGGATCATGGGGCGCATGGCCGCCTACACCGGCAAGACCCTGAGCTGGGAGCAGGCCGTGTCGAGCACCCAGCGACTCGGGCCCGCCGAGTACGCCTGGTCGGATGTGCCGGAGCCCGCCCCCGCTGTGCCGGGGGTCACCGAATTTGTCTAG
- a CDS encoding LamG domain-containing protein: MSGANPDNPNGGSPNGRTIGDADRLEQLLEQLVVATLEPQQRAELAVLIRNDPEAARQFAQAIHLRECLSDYGASESAGESAGGESGAAAHQAALTPATATLAARAGVGRCESELRDNDADAGFPTRRWGGWFPLALATCLALAVGLAAGRMTLGPPVAERDDAAAPTTTTTVVRPNFEVGGAGYDRLGRVAALSPDASSDGLLRPLQVGDLLRRGEVVQLTRGVMQVSFAAGPEVIVQGPAEFSVVDDLAIYVHRGRVTAKSPGRFTLQTSLVAAQAERAEVGVVADAEHAVELYAFDGSVAVNSNPHRQVEQETLRVLKADQGVGVTRKGNSTRLTAVNTEVPTDMVRDWAEVTTQLHPYEQLVLADRPLAYWPLYRVRRNRRVLDLTQHGYDGQAIGNWPAELNDASSTQVRGAYFDGESYIEPDSKPPVDLESGFTIEGWAKVLGGPEFQSVFTSRWVFGSNTPSQQCFGFTLYAGDDDKWQFWSGSGEYGAMWQMLSGNKTLERHRWTHVAASFRPEKTKEGEWVEGTVQLYVNGQPAASGTHRMSLLDFEWPARIGAAEFVPKSLTSWLFRGELRDVALYDYPLSDERIRTHQTQGEHAT; the protein is encoded by the coding sequence ATGAGCGGGGCCAACCCAGACAACCCGAACGGAGGCAGTCCGAACGGTCGGACCATCGGCGACGCCGACCGGCTAGAGCAGCTGCTCGAACAGCTGGTCGTCGCGACGCTCGAGCCGCAGCAGCGGGCGGAGCTCGCCGTCCTGATCCGCAACGACCCCGAGGCCGCCCGGCAGTTTGCCCAGGCGATCCACCTCCGGGAGTGCCTGAGCGACTACGGCGCCAGTGAGAGCGCCGGTGAGAGTGCGGGGGGGGAGTCAGGGGCTGCCGCTCACCAAGCGGCGTTGACGCCAGCGACCGCCACGCTCGCTGCCCGGGCCGGTGTGGGGCGGTGCGAATCTGAGCTCCGCGACAACGACGCTGACGCGGGATTTCCGACCCGCCGCTGGGGCGGTTGGTTCCCGCTCGCCCTGGCGACCTGCCTGGCGCTAGCGGTGGGCCTTGCGGCCGGGCGGATGACGCTCGGCCCGCCAGTCGCGGAGCGTGACGACGCGGCGGCTCCAACCACGACCACCACGGTTGTGCGTCCCAATTTTGAAGTCGGCGGCGCGGGCTACGACCGGCTCGGCCGGGTGGCGGCCTTGTCGCCCGACGCGTCTTCGGACGGTTTGCTGCGGCCGCTGCAGGTCGGCGATCTGCTGCGGCGGGGCGAGGTGGTCCAGCTCACCCGAGGGGTGATGCAGGTCAGCTTTGCCGCCGGCCCGGAAGTCATCGTGCAGGGCCCGGCCGAGTTTTCCGTCGTCGACGACCTGGCGATCTACGTCCACCGCGGTCGGGTCACGGCCAAGTCGCCCGGCCGGTTCACGCTGCAGACCTCGCTGGTCGCCGCGCAGGCCGAACGCGCCGAGGTCGGCGTGGTCGCCGACGCCGAGCACGCAGTCGAGCTGTACGCGTTCGACGGCAGCGTCGCGGTCAACTCCAACCCACACCGCCAGGTCGAGCAGGAGACCCTGCGGGTGCTCAAGGCCGACCAGGGCGTCGGCGTGACCCGCAAGGGGAACTCCACGCGCCTGACCGCGGTCAACACCGAGGTCCCCACCGACATGGTGCGCGACTGGGCCGAGGTCACCACCCAGCTGCACCCCTACGAGCAACTCGTGCTGGCCGACCGGCCGCTCGCCTACTGGCCGCTCTACCGCGTGCGGCGGAACCGCCGCGTGCTCGACCTCACCCAGCACGGCTACGACGGCCAGGCCATCGGCAACTGGCCCGCCGAACTCAACGACGCCTCGTCCACACAGGTCCGCGGCGCCTACTTCGACGGCGAGTCGTACATCGAGCCCGACTCGAAGCCGCCGGTCGATCTGGAGTCCGGCTTCACCATCGAGGGCTGGGCCAAGGTGCTCGGCGGGCCGGAGTTCCAGTCGGTGTTCACGTCGCGGTGGGTGTTCGGCTCCAACACGCCGAGCCAGCAGTGCTTCGGCTTCACGCTCTACGCCGGCGACGACGACAAGTGGCAGTTCTGGAGCGGCTCCGGCGAGTACGGCGCGATGTGGCAGATGCTCAGCGGGAACAAAACGCTCGAACGTCACCGCTGGACGCACGTCGCGGCCAGCTTCCGGCCAGAGAAGACTAAAGAGGGCGAGTGGGTCGAGGGGACCGTGCAGCTGTACGTCAACGGGCAGCCCGCCGCCAGCGGAACGCACCGGATGTCGCTGCTGGACTTCGAGTGGCCCGCCCGGATCGGCGCCGCGGAGTTCGTGCCCAAGTCGCTGACCTCGTGGCTGTTCCGCGGCGAGCTGCGGGACGTTGCGCTCTACGACTACCCGTTGTCCGACGAGAGGATCCGCACGCACCAGACGCAGGGCGAGCACGCCACCTAA
- a CDS encoding Gfo/Idh/MocA family protein, translating to MRIGVAGIGFMGMVHYLSYQGIEGAEVAAICDPNPRRRAGDWTGIKGNFGPAGEQMDLTGVAAFESLDDLITCPEVDLVDLCLPPSLHADAAVAALEGGKHVFCEKPMAMTAAECDRMLAAAEANDRRLLIGHVLPFFPEYAWALEAIESGRHGRVVGGSFRRVISDPAWLQHYWDAAKVGGPMLDLHIHDAHFIRKAFGMPTGVTARGSLREGLAEHWHSLLEFAQPGLTTHVEGGVLNQAGRPFLHGFEIQLERATLMFEFAVTTTADGDQAGYTCPPTILEESGVATRIELGDGDPMHAFRRELQRVVEAVGQGADAGPLACELARDAIVICDLQSASLRASLQQ from the coding sequence ATGCGCATCGGCGTCGCTGGCATTGGGTTCATGGGCATGGTCCATTACCTCTCGTACCAGGGGATCGAGGGCGCAGAGGTCGCGGCCATCTGCGACCCCAATCCGCGGCGGCGGGCGGGCGACTGGACCGGCATCAAGGGCAACTTCGGCCCGGCCGGCGAGCAGATGGACCTCACCGGCGTGGCGGCGTTCGAGTCGCTCGACGACCTGATCACTTGCCCCGAGGTCGACCTGGTCGACCTGTGCCTGCCACCCTCGCTGCACGCCGATGCGGCCGTGGCGGCGCTCGAGGGGGGGAAGCACGTGTTCTGCGAAAAGCCGATGGCGATGACCGCCGCGGAGTGCGACCGCATGCTGGCCGCCGCCGAGGCCAACGACCGCCGGTTGCTGATCGGCCACGTGCTGCCGTTCTTCCCGGAGTACGCCTGGGCGCTCGAGGCGATCGAGTCCGGCCGCCACGGGCGGGTAGTCGGCGGCAGCTTCCGCCGCGTGATCTCCGACCCGGCCTGGCTGCAGCACTACTGGGACGCCGCAAAGGTGGGCGGCCCGATGCTCGACCTGCACATTCACGACGCCCACTTCATCCGCAAGGCCTTCGGCATGCCAACGGGAGTCACCGCCCGCGGGTCGCTCCGCGAAGGGCTTGCCGAGCACTGGCACAGCCTGCTGGAGTTCGCGCAGCCCGGCCTGACGACTCACGTTGAGGGGGGAGTGTTGAATCAAGCCGGACGGCCCTTCCTGCACGGCTTCGAGATCCAACTCGAGCGCGCCACGCTGATGTTCGAGTTCGCGGTCACGACCACCGCCGACGGCGACCAGGCCGGGTACACCTGCCCGCCCACGATTCTCGAAGAGTCGGGCGTGGCGACGCGCATCGAGCTCGGCGACGGCGACCCAATGCACGCCTTCCGCCGCGAGCTGCAGCGCGTGGTCGAGGCTGTCGGCCAGGGCGCCGACGCCGGTCCGCTGGCGTGCGAGCTGGCGCGCGACGCCATCGTTATTTGCGACCTGCAGTCCGCCAGCCTGCGGGCGTCGCTCCAACAATAG
- a CDS encoding spherulation-specific family 4 protein → MTMRELAVRLGGTIVALASLAVQHGAALEIVVPAYFYPSSGSDWSDMNAAAAQVPLTAIMNPGSGPSNAQNGDYTSAVGSLRASGGRVIGYVSSSYANRPLQDVLDDIDKYANWYDIDGIFVDEMTNNAVPANLDFYQSVYDHVKSIDPAWEVMGNPGTATVEDYLTRPAADKLMVFESFGSSYLSHTPSAWNAAYDPSRFVNLLHQLDPNNTAVMEQYVDVAVSRNVGGVYFTDDVLGNPWDRLPGFWNDMVSKVAAVNSYVRGPIQTLSNPVAVGGVTIDAGRGEWTALTAYDADADQAPLPGPELDLQAITLANDGDSLYLRMEIDETQNGAAPALGTKHNVYLDTDQDRESGFIGSGGFLSVGADYLIQGTRLYAFNGATQESFAWSFIQDLSNNQSPTADLELSLPLAALGGPGSFDWIANAANSGVEDYLPNTAASGAFGDFYRYEVGAVQVVVGDYDANGVVDAADYEYWRSHLGETGGAADGNGDGVVDAADYTVWRDAVAAQAAGASALAVPSPSSLLLMAVACTLIVTPLRRAH, encoded by the coding sequence ATGACGATGCGCGAACTGGCGGTTAGATTGGGCGGGACGATTGTGGCCCTAGCGTCCCTGGCGGTGCAGCACGGCGCGGCCCTGGAGATTGTCGTGCCGGCGTACTTCTACCCGTCGTCCGGCAGCGACTGGAGTGACATGAACGCCGCCGCGGCGCAGGTGCCGCTGACGGCGATCATGAACCCCGGCAGCGGACCCAGCAATGCGCAGAACGGCGATTACACGTCGGCGGTCGGCTCGCTCCGAGCGTCCGGTGGCCGGGTGATCGGCTACGTTTCGTCGTCTTACGCCAACCGACCGCTGCAGGATGTGCTAGACGACATCGACAAGTACGCCAATTGGTATGATATTGACGGGATCTTCGTGGACGAGATGACCAACAACGCCGTCCCCGCCAACCTCGACTTCTACCAGTCGGTCTACGACCACGTTAAGTCGATCGACCCTGCCTGGGAGGTCATGGGCAACCCGGGCACCGCTACTGTGGAGGATTACCTGACACGCCCGGCCGCCGACAAACTGATGGTGTTTGAGAGCTTCGGCTCGAGCTACTTGAGCCACACGCCATCGGCGTGGAACGCCGCTTACGACCCATCACGGTTCGTGAACCTGCTGCACCAGCTCGATCCCAACAACACGGCCGTGATGGAGCAGTACGTGGACGTGGCCGTCTCGCGGAATGTGGGGGGCGTCTACTTCACCGATGACGTGCTGGGCAACCCGTGGGACCGGCTCCCGGGATTCTGGAACGACATGGTTAGCAAGGTCGCGGCGGTCAACAGCTACGTGCGCGGGCCGATCCAGACGCTCAGCAACCCAGTAGCGGTTGGCGGCGTCACGATCGACGCCGGCCGCGGCGAATGGACCGCCCTAACCGCGTACGACGCTGACGCGGACCAGGCGCCGCTCCCCGGCCCGGAGCTCGACCTGCAGGCGATCACCCTCGCCAATGATGGCGATAGCCTGTACCTGCGAATGGAGATCGACGAGACGCAGAACGGCGCCGCGCCGGCGCTCGGGACCAAGCACAACGTGTACCTCGACACCGACCAGGACCGTGAGAGCGGGTTTATCGGCTCCGGCGGCTTCTTGTCGGTTGGGGCCGACTATCTGATCCAGGGAACGCGGCTCTACGCTTTCAACGGCGCCACGCAGGAGTCGTTCGCCTGGTCGTTTATCCAGGACCTGAGCAACAACCAGTCCCCGACCGCGGACCTCGAGTTGTCGCTGCCGCTGGCGGCGCTAGGCGGGCCGGGATCATTCGACTGGATCGCCAACGCCGCGAACTCGGGCGTGGAAGACTACCTGCCGAACACCGCCGCTAGCGGCGCCTTCGGCGACTTCTACCGCTACGAGGTGGGCGCCGTGCAGGTAGTCGTTGGCGACTACGACGCGAACGGCGTCGTGGACGCGGCCGACTACGAGTACTGGCGGTCGCACCTCGGCGAAACCGGCGGAGCCGCCGACGGCAATGGCGACGGCGTTGTCGACGCCGCTGACTATACTGTGTGGCGCGACGCGGTCGCCGCCCAAGCAGCCGGGGCGTCCGCCCTGGCAGTCCCTTCCCCCAGCTCGCTGCTGCTGATGGCGGTGGCCTGCACGCTGATTGTCACGCCACTTCGGCGTGCTCACTAG
- a CDS encoding sugar phosphate isomerase/epimerase family protein: MNDREPSQQYPLGVFASVDAGLGVRLDVAQDLGAPTLHLHAPHRGNRGPDVAAEFRTKLERRGLRVTVVFAGFDGESYADIPTVEKTVGLAPPDTRAERLAELKEIIDFTAQLGVEATGLHLGFVPHDPADPEFSAIVDATRDACDYARQRGVNIHLETGQEPAGVLATFLETVQRDNLYVNFDPANMILYGCGEPIFALKEIVRYVRSVHCKDAKWSDSPGETWGQETPLGEGDVDFPAFLRTLQEGGYRGPLTIEREIPQEPERQRAEIAAAIAFLNQLLSGSTGNGGGSL, encoded by the coding sequence ATGAACGATCGCGAGCCATCGCAGCAGTACCCGTTGGGCGTCTTCGCGAGTGTCGACGCCGGCCTGGGCGTCCGGTTGGACGTCGCCCAGGACCTGGGCGCCCCGACGCTGCACCTGCACGCCCCGCACCGCGGCAACCGCGGCCCCGACGTCGCGGCAGAGTTCCGTACGAAGCTCGAGCGGCGTGGCCTTCGCGTGACGGTGGTCTTTGCCGGCTTCGACGGCGAGAGCTACGCCGACATCCCCACGGTCGAGAAGACAGTCGGCCTGGCCCCGCCGGACACCCGCGCCGAACGCCTGGCCGAGCTGAAGGAGATCATCGACTTCACCGCCCAGCTCGGCGTCGAAGCCACGGGACTGCACCTTGGTTTCGTGCCGCACGACCCCGCCGACCCAGAGTTCTCGGCGATCGTCGACGCGACGCGCGATGCCTGCGACTACGCCCGCCAGCGCGGCGTCAACATCCACCTCGAGACCGGCCAGGAGCCGGCCGGCGTGCTGGCCACGTTCCTCGAGACCGTCCAGCGCGACAACCTGTACGTCAACTTCGACCCGGCCAACATGATCTTGTACGGCTGCGGCGAGCCGATCTTCGCCCTCAAAGAAATCGTCCGCTACGTCCGCAGCGTCCACTGCAAGGACGCCAAGTGGTCGGACTCTCCGGGCGAGACCTGGGGCCAAGAGACCCCGCTCGGCGAGGGGGACGTCGACTTCCCCGCGTTCCTGCGGACGCTGCAGGAGGGCGGCTACCGCGGGCCGCTGACCATCGAGCGCGAGATCCCTCAGGAGCCGGAGCGGCAGCGGGCCGAGATTGCGGCCGCCATCGCCTTCCTCAATCAGCTGCTGTCGGGATCGACGGGCAACGGCGGGGGATCGCTGTAA
- a CDS encoding formylglycine-generating enzyme family protein translates to MSRTLINAVGIGVLLAGANAAAAEHEDYTQEIPGTKVAFPMVAIAGGEYEIGSPDGEPGRRPDEGPRQVVRIEPFWIEAHEVTWAEYRQFMDLCNVFERFDDLGIRQVTDQNRVDAVTAPSKLYEPSFTFTSGEDPELPAVSMKQFAAKQYTKWLSLLTGEFYRLPTEAEWEYACRAGAAGAYSYGDDPSQLDDYAWHTDNSDDETHLVAQKKPNAWGLYDMHGNASEWVLDAYQEDGYAKLPGTPLGFVPATKTYPRVLRGGSAMLAAADARCAARRATNDPELSEYDPNAPNSPWWYASDESQDIGFRVVRPVNPPPREQWTSFWDADVPRIQKIADFRIDKEGRGERGLVDKSLPAAIGQLGPVVSDPQE, encoded by the coding sequence TTGTCTAGGACGCTCATCAACGCCGTCGGAATCGGGGTGCTGCTGGCGGGGGCCAACGCGGCCGCAGCCGAGCACGAGGACTACACCCAAGAGATCCCGGGGACCAAGGTCGCGTTCCCGATGGTGGCGATCGCAGGGGGCGAGTACGAGATCGGCAGCCCCGACGGCGAGCCCGGACGCCGACCCGACGAGGGGCCACGCCAGGTGGTGCGTATCGAGCCGTTCTGGATCGAGGCCCACGAAGTCACGTGGGCCGAGTACCGGCAGTTCATGGACCTCTGCAACGTGTTCGAGCGGTTTGACGACCTCGGGATCCGCCAAGTCACCGACCAGAACCGCGTCGACGCGGTGACCGCTCCGTCGAAGCTCTACGAGCCGAGTTTCACGTTCACCTCGGGCGAGGACCCCGAGCTTCCAGCGGTGTCGATGAAGCAGTTTGCCGCGAAGCAGTACACCAAGTGGCTCAGCCTGCTCACGGGCGAGTTCTACCGCCTGCCCACCGAGGCCGAATGGGAGTACGCCTGCCGGGCCGGGGCCGCCGGCGCCTACAGCTACGGCGACGACCCTAGTCAGCTCGACGACTACGCCTGGCACACCGACAACTCCGACGACGAGACCCACCTCGTTGCTCAGAAGAAGCCCAACGCTTGGGGCTTGTACGACATGCACGGCAACGCCAGCGAGTGGGTGCTCGACGCCTATCAGGAGGACGGTTACGCCAAGCTGCCTGGGACCCCGTTAGGGTTTGTGCCGGCGACCAAGACCTACCCCCGTGTGCTGCGGGGCGGCTCGGCGATGCTGGCAGCGGCCGACGCGCGTTGCGCCGCCCGCCGTGCGACCAATGACCCAGAGCTCTCGGAGTACGACCCCAACGCCCCCAACAGTCCGTGGTGGTACGCCAGCGACGAGTCGCAGGACATCGGGTTCCGCGTCGTGCGGCCGGTCAACCCGCCGCCGCGCGAGCAGTGGACCAGCTTCTGGGACGCCGACGTGCCGCGGATCCAGAAGATCGCCGACTTTCGCATCGACAAGGAAGGCCGAGGCGAACGCGGCCTGGTCGACAAGTCGCTGCCGGCGGCGATTGGGCAGCTGGGGCCCGTCGTTTCTGATCCACAAGAATAG
- a CDS encoding sigma-70 family RNA polymerase sigma factor has translation MPRTVLTGSTLEPEAFVLLIARHERRIRGFIATLLPFDRDAVDDLIQTTYLVAWRKLAEFRYERETPDEEAVRWIIAIARFETFSHMRANKKHRYAELDEQLLGQIADVQSEDWGRFDARWRAFGSCVQKLEGSQREVIRLRYGLGLSLDEIGQRYGKLPNTIAARLSRIRRALEKCIGTSLQNEGYCR, from the coding sequence ATGCCGAGGACCGTGTTGACTGGATCAACGCTAGAACCAGAGGCGTTCGTGCTGCTGATTGCACGGCACGAGCGGCGCATCCGTGGCTTTATCGCCACGCTGCTCCCCTTCGACCGCGACGCGGTCGACGATCTGATTCAGACCACCTACCTCGTGGCGTGGCGGAAGCTTGCCGAGTTCCGCTACGAGAGGGAAACCCCCGACGAAGAGGCGGTCCGCTGGATCATCGCCATCGCCCGGTTCGAGACCTTCAGCCACATGCGCGCCAACAAGAAGCACCGCTACGCCGAGCTCGACGAGCAGCTGCTCGGTCAGATCGCCGATGTGCAGTCGGAAGACTGGGGCCGGTTTGACGCCCGCTGGCGGGCTTTTGGGTCGTGCGTGCAGAAGCTCGAGGGCTCGCAGCGAGAGGTCATCCGGCTCCGGTATGGGCTGGGGTTGTCGCTCGACGAGATCGGTCAGCGCTACGGCAAGCTACCCAACACCATCGCGGCGCGGCTCTCGCGGATCCGCAGGGCTTTAGAAAAGTGCATAGGAACCTCGTTGCAGAACGAGGGCTACTGTCGATGA
- a CDS encoding DUF1559 domain-containing protein, with the protein MERNTTTHRGRQPQHGFTLVELLVVIAIIGVLIALLLPAVQAAREAARRTQCTNQLRQLALAFHNHHDTHKHMPTGGWNFAWLGNPDYGYGKHQPGNWLYNILPYIEEANLHDIGAGATGAARDQASVQRVQTPFEGMTCPSRRRANVFANGASTTFAECVNPVQLCSKTDYAANAGDMYNPEPYASSEPGEALPNVSNVDYDSLKAFSWKPVWKAGDPTNPDNLVYVRDATGIVYTRSQVAFRRITDGTSNVYMVGEKYLSTLHYETGMGEGDNEPGFTGGNDDTLRTTVKTVKGIGGGDVKLARDSESNVKKIDSTKFGSAHTGGFNMAFCDGSVRLVNFEVDPDVHRLRGNRADGVVLADE; encoded by the coding sequence ATGGAACGCAATACAACTACCCACCGCGGCCGCCAGCCCCAGCACGGGTTCACCCTCGTGGAGTTGCTGGTAGTGATCGCCATCATCGGCGTGCTGATTGCGCTCTTGCTGCCGGCGGTGCAGGCCGCCCGCGAGGCCGCCCGCCGCACCCAGTGCACCAACCAGCTCCGCCAGCTCGCCCTGGCGTTCCACAACCACCACGACACGCACAAGCACATGCCGACCGGCGGGTGGAATTTCGCCTGGCTGGGCAACCCCGACTACGGGTACGGCAAGCACCAGCCGGGCAACTGGCTGTACAACATTCTGCCTTATATAGAAGAAGCGAACCTGCACGATATAGGAGCCGGCGCCACCGGAGCCGCGCGCGACCAAGCGAGCGTGCAGCGCGTTCAGACCCCGTTCGAGGGCATGACATGCCCCAGTCGCCGGAGGGCCAACGTGTTCGCGAATGGAGCGAGCACTACCTTTGCGGAGTGTGTCAATCCGGTCCAACTCTGTAGCAAGACGGACTACGCCGCCAACGCGGGTGACATGTACAACCCGGAGCCGTACGCGTCGTCCGAGCCGGGAGAGGCTCTACCTAATGTCAGCAACGTCGACTACGACTCGTTGAAAGCCTTCAGCTGGAAGCCTGTTTGGAAGGCTGGAGACCCCACAAATCCCGACAATCTGGTCTACGTGCGTGACGCAACCGGCATTGTCTACACACGTTCGCAAGTCGCATTTCGTAGGATTACCGACGGCACGTCAAACGTCTACATGGTTGGCGAAAAATACCTATCTACCCTCCACTACGAAACCGGGATGGGTGAGGGCGACAACGAGCCAGGCTTTACCGGAGGAAACGACGATACACTCCGCACAACGGTAAAGACGGTCAAGGGGATTGGGGGCGGCGATGTCAAGCTCGCACGCGACAGCGAATCTAATGTCAAGAAGATTGACAGCACCAAGTTTGGCTCCGCCCACACCGGCGGGTTCAACATGGCGTTCTGTGACGGGTCGGTCCGGCTCGTGAACTTTGAGGTCGACCCCGATGTGCACCGCCTGCGGGGCAACCGGGCCGACGGGGTCGTGCTGGCGGACGAGTGA